The Mycoplasmopsis caviae sequence CCGCCATTCCATATTCAGTGCTCTACCACCATTACTTAACACTACACGCTAGCCCTAAAGCTATTTCGAGGAGAACCAGCTATCTCCAAGTTCGATTGGAATTTCTCCGCTATTCACAAGTCATCCGGGCACTTTTCAGCGTACTACGGTTCGGCCCTCCGCTTGGGGTTAGCCAAGTTTCAGCCTGCTCATGAATAGATCACATGGTTTCGGGTATATAACAACATACTAATTCGCCCTATTAAGACTCGATTTCTCTACGGCTCCGCTTTTTTCTGCTTAACCTCGCATGCTGTCATAACTCGCCGGTCCATACTGCAAGATGTACGCCATCACCCATAAACGGGCTCTGACTAATTGTAAGTAAGTGGTTTCAGAATCTATTTCACTCCCCTCTTGGGGTTCTTTTCACCTTTCCCTCACGGTACTAGTTCACTATCGGTGTCTGATTAGTATTTAGCCTTACCGGGTGGTCCCGGCAGATTCAGACAGGGTTCCACGTGCCCCGCCCTACTCAGGATACGATCAGAAGATTTAATAATTTCACATACGGGGGTATCACCCTCTGTGCCGCTTCTTCCCAAAAGCTTCTGCTATCATTAAATTTTGTAACTTCATGTAGATCGTCCTACAACCCCCATTGCTGGGTTTGGGCTCTTTCTCGTTCGCTCGCCGCTACTAAAGAAATCATTGTTTATTTTCTCTTCCTCTTGCTACTAAGATGTTTCAGTTCACAAGGTGTCTCGCTCAAGTTTCTATGTATTCAAAACATGGCAACTAGGCATTACCCTAGCTAGGTTTCCCCATTCGGAAATCCCCGTTTCATAGCATATTTCCGGCTCCACGAGGCTTATCGCAGGTAATCACGTCCTTCATCGACTTTCAGACCCAAGGCATCCACCACAAACTCTTCCTTATTTAAAAGTATTTTCCTATTGTTATAGTTTGTTATGATGTGTATTTTAAGACATTTCAATGAATCATAATAATATGATTTTTTCTCGATGAAATCAAAACAAATTAACCATTTAATTTAATTTTGATGTCGTTGTAAATATCAAAAAATTTACTATTCAGTTTTCAAAGAACATTAGAGAGAAAAAATATTGTTCTCTCAAAACTAGATATAAAGCTTTAGACCCAAAAAAAGCCACATAACAAAAATATATAAATAGGTCTAGTGAAATAAGGTTAATAACACTACAAAGTGTTTTTGTACTCCGTAGAAAGGAGGTGATCCATCCCCACGTTCTCGTAGGGATACCTTGTTACGACTTAACCCCAGTCACCAGTCCTGCCTTAGGCAGTTTGTTTATAAACCGACTTCGGGCATTACCAGCTCCCATGGTTTGACGGGCGGTGTGTACAAGACCCGAGAACGTATTCACCGTAGCGTAGCTGATCTACGATTACTAGCGATTCCGACTTCATGTAGTCGAGTTGCAGACTACAATCCGAACTGAGACCGGTTTTTTGAGGTTTGCTCCATGTCACCACTTCGCTTCTCTTTGTACCGGCCATTGTAGCACGTGTGTTGCCCCACTCGTAAGAGGCATGATGATTTGACGTCATCCCCACCTTCCTCCCGATTACTCGGGCAGTCTCCTTAGAGTCCTCAACTAAATGGTAGTAACTAAGGATAAGGGTTGCGCTCGTTGCAGGACTTAACCGAACATCTCACGACACGAGCTGACGACAACCATGCACCATCTGTCATTCTGTTAACCTCCACTATGTCTCCATAGCTTTGCAGAAGATGTCAAGAGTGGGTAAGGTTCTACGCGTATCTTCAAATTAAACCACATGCTCCACCGCTTGTGCGGATCCCCGTCAATTCCTTTAAGTTTTATTCTTGCGAACGTACTACTCAGGCGGATCATTTAATGCGTTAGCTGCGCCGATGAGTTCCCCATCAGCTAATGATCATCGTTTAGGGCGTGGACTACCAGGGTATCTAATCCTGTTTGCTCCCCACGCTTTCGTCTCTCAGTGTCAGTATATGTCCAGTTAGCTGCCTTCGCCATATTGGTGTTCTTCCTTATATCTACGCATTTCACCGCTTCACAAGGAATTCCGCTAACCTCTACACAACTCTAGTCTGCCAGTATCCAACGCGTTTTGGGGTTGAGCCCCAAAATTTAACGCCAGACTTAACAAACAACCTACAGACGCTTTACGCCCAATAATTCCGGATAACGCTTGCAACCTATGTATTACCGCGGCTGCTGGCACATAGTTAGCCGTTGCTTTCTAATAAGGTACCGTCAAAACAAAATCATTTCCTATTCTGTCTTTTCTTCCCTCACCACAGAAGTTTACAATCCATAGGACCTTCATCCTTCACGCTGTGTCGCTCCATCAGGCTTTCGCCCATTGTGGAATATTCCCTACTGCTGCCTCCCGTAGGAGTCTGGGCCGTATCTCAGTCCCAGTGTGGCGGTTCAGTCTCTCAACCCCGCTAAACATCATCGCCTTGGTGGGCCGTTACCTCACCAACTAGCTAATGTTACGCACCCCGATCCTTCAGCGAAGCAAACGCTTCTTTTACGTAATCTTCATGCGAAAATTACGAGTATTTGGAATTATCGACTGTTTCCAGTCGCTATGCCAAACTGAAGGGTACGTTGAGCACGTGTTACTCACCCATTCGCCGCTAAGGTATTGCTACCTTCGCTCGACATGCATGTATTAGGCACACAGCCAGCGTTCATCCTGAGCCAGGATCAAACTCTCGAAAAAATTGACTGTCATGTTTATATATCTAGTTTTCAAAGAACAATTTTAGTGCATTAATTTACAAATGCTTTAATATGATAACACATAAGTGATTAATTTCAAAATATTTTTTTAATTTTTTTATATATTGAGAATTTTTTCATAAATTTTCTCTTTTTTTAGGTTTTTTCTAAGTTAAAAAATAAAAAAAGCAGGTTATTCTCCTACTTTTTTAGATTATTAGTAATAGAAAATACTTTTTTATAGACTAACAAAAGTTAGGTTGCAAACTATAATAAAGTAACTTTTCCACCTTTTGCTTCAATTGCTTCGATTGCACTTTTTGAAGCTGCATGAAGATTAACTTTGAATTTTTTGGTTACTTGACCGTTTCCTAATAATTTAACAGGCATTTGTCTTTTAATCAAGTTAGCTTTAAATAATGATTCTAAATCGATTGTATCATTTGATTTGAAATTGTTTTCTAAATCAATTAAATTAACTATTTGGTATTCGATATGATTAACATTTGTAAAACCACGTTTTCCAATACGACGGAATCAAGGTGTTTGACCACCTTCAAATCCTAATCTGTGACCTTTACGTTTATTTTGTCCACTTTGACCTTTACCAGCTTGTTTACCTTTTCCAGCAGCATGTCCACGACCAACGCGATGTTTTTCTACACGTGAACCAGGAGTAGGTTTTAATGATTGTAATGTTGAGTTCATTTTAGTCCTTTCTTTATATAAATAATTTTTTATTTAGTCTAGATTAATTAGGCTAAAAGTTCCTTAACATCTTTACCACGAATGTCAGCTATTTGTTCAGGTGTTCTTAGTAATTGAAGAGCCTTTAGAGTTGCTCTAACAATGTTAGCCTTTGAACGTGAGCTGTATGTTTTTGTGTAAATATCTGTGTAACCAGCAAGTTCAACAACCGCTCTAACTGTACCACTAGCAACAATACCCTTACCTTTTGTAGCAGGCTTAAGCATAACTCTTGAAGCTAAAAATTTAGCTTGTACTTCGTGAGGTACTGTGATTTTGTTTTGAATTGGAACTGTAATAAGGTGATTTTTTGCATCTTTAACTGCTTTCTTGATCGAATCTGGAACCTCATTGGCCTTTCCATGTCCAAATCCAACACGTCCTTTTTTATCACCAACAACTACAAAGGCTGCAAATGAGAAACGACGTCCACCTTTAACAACTTTTGTTACACGCGAGATATTAACAACTTTTTCACTGAATTCATTATCAACTGCGTCAAAGTGACTACGACGATCACGACGAGCATTCTTGTCGCTTTTTGCATGTGAACGTGGATTTTGAGAAGATGATTTTTGACCTAAAGGTCTTTTTTCTCAAATTTGTTTTTTATCTTTATTATCAAATTTTGCCTTAGGAGCTACTACTTCTTTAGTACCTTGTCCATTAGTTTCTTTAGGTTGTTGAGAAACAACTTTCTTTACTTCTGCTTCTGCCATAATTAGAATTTAACTCCTTTAGCTGTATTTCTTACACCTTCTGCGAAGGCCTTAACACGTCCATGATAAATGTAACCTGAACGATCGAATACTATTTCTTTTAATTTAAGAGCAACAATTTTGGTTCCCATTTCTTCACCAGCCTTTGTTGCTGAAGTAATATTTCCGTGATATTTGCCTTTTGCTTTAGGATCAAGTGTTGAAACACTTGCTAAAGTGTGGCCTGTAGTATCGTCAATTAATTGTGCATAAAAGTTTGTATGAGATTTAAAAACACAAAGACGCGGTTTAGTAGCAGTGCCTGAAATACTTTGACGTTCACGTAAGTGTTTAACTTGGCGTGCTTGATTACGAGATAATGTAGC is a genomic window containing:
- the rplO gene encoding 50S ribosomal protein L15, with product MNSTLQSLKPTPGSRVEKHRVGRGHAAGKGKQAGKGQSGQNKRKGHRLGFEGGQTPWFRRIGKRGFTNVNHIEYQIVNLIDLENNFKSNDTIDLESLFKANLIKRQMPVKLLGNGQVTKKFKVNLHAASKSAIEAIEAKGGKVTLL
- the rpsE gene encoding 30S ribosomal protein S5, with product MAEAEVKKVVSQQPKETNGQGTKEVVAPKAKFDNKDKKQIWEKRPLGQKSSSQNPRSHAKSDKNARRDRRSHFDAVDNEFSEKVVNISRVTKVVKGGRRFSFAAFVVVGDKKGRVGFGHGKANEVPDSIKKAVKDAKNHLITVPIQNKITVPHEVQAKFLASRVMLKPATKGKGIVASGTVRAVVELAGYTDIYTKTYSSRSKANIVRATLKALQLLRTPEQIADIRGKDVKELLA
- the rplR gene encoding 50S ribosomal protein L18, which encodes MATLSRNQARQVKHLRERQSISGTATKPRLCVFKSHTNFYAQLIDDTTGHTLASVSTLDPKAKGKYHGNITSATKAGEEMGTKIVALKLKEIVFDRSGYIYHGRVKAFAEGVRNTAKGVKF